A single region of the Lycium barbarum isolate Lr01 chromosome 2, ASM1917538v2, whole genome shotgun sequence genome encodes:
- the LOC132625832 gene encoding zinc finger protein SHOOT GRAVITROPISM 5-like, whose translation MLDNSSSSPVGPSSSSEALNSAENCGGFNRRKRRPAGTPDPDAEVVSLSPKTLLESDRYICEICNQGFQRDQNLQMHRRRHKVPWKLVKRENPQVKKRVFVCPEPSCLHHDPCHALGDLVGIKKHFRRKHSNNKQWVCEKCGKGYAVQSDYKAHLKTCGTRGHSCDCGRVFSRVESFIEHQDTCTVRRIRPESQTLQAASPAGNCSSRTASSTSPSSDTNLAKLTIMSLPNTNSDHQHHNLELGLLPSIRSTSDHDHENQEPQLKLSIGSSSQSSPKKSHGENEVLNLAMAEKAYAEEARRQAKRQMEYAEIEFANAKRIRQQALAEIERATNLKEAATKRLSSSILEITCHACKNKFQKNAPIDIESSPAMSYMSSATTEAEGEQ comes from the exons ATCCGGATGCAGAAGTGGTTTCGCTTTCACCAAAAACACTTTTGGAATCAGATAGATACATATGTGAGATATGCAACCAAGGTTTCCAAAGGGACCAAAACTTGCAAATGCATAGGAGAAGGCACAAAGTGCCATGGAAGTTAGTCAAAAGAGAAAATCCACAAGTTAAAAAAAGAGTATTTGTTTGTCCTGAGCCAAGTTGTTTGCACCATGATCCATGTCATGCCCTTGGTGATCTTGTTGGTATAAAGAAGCATTTTAGGAGGAAACATAGCAATAATAAGCAATGGGTTTGTGAGAAATGTGGGAAAGGTTATGCTGTTCAGTCTGATTACAAAGCACATCTCAAAACTTGTGGTACTAGAGGCCATTCTTGTGACTGTGGCCGCGTTTTTTCCAG AGTGGAAAGTTTTATTGAGCACCAAGATACTTGCACTGTAAGGAGAATTAGGCCAGAGTCGCAAACATTGCAAGCAGCATCACCAGCTGGTAATTGTTCTTCAAGAACTGCTTCAAGTACTAGCCCTTCAAGTGACACAAATTTAGCAAAATTAACCATAATGTCCTTGCCAAATACCAATTCTGATCATCAACATCATAATTTAGAACTTGGCCTTTTACCATCAATAAGAAGTACTAGTGATCAtgatcatgaaaatcaagaaccaCAATTGAAATTATCAATTGGATCATCATCACAAAGTAGTCCAAAAAAAAGCCATGGGGAAAATGAGGTACTAAATTTAGCTATGGCTGAAAAAGCTTACGCTGAGGAAGCACGAAGGCAAGCGAAGAGGCAAATGGAATACGCGGAGATAGAATTTGCGAATGCAAAGAGAATTCGACAACAAGCACTAGCTGAAATTGAAAGAGCAACAAATTTGAAAGAGGCAGCTACTAAGAGACTAAGTTCTTCAATTTTGGAAATTACTTGCCATGCTTGCAAAAACAAGTTTCAAAAAAATGCACCTATTGATATTGAGTCTTCTCCAGCTATGAGTTACATGTCTTCTGCTACAACTGAAGCTGAAGGAGAGCAATGA